The following are encoded in a window of Terriglobales bacterium genomic DNA:
- a CDS encoding cysteine synthase family protein → MGKTPLLRMTRLGRDLPGIEILAKAEWFNPGGSVKDRAASNIVREAEQAGKLGPGKMLLDSTSGNTGIAYAMIGAARGFGVTLCMPANASLERKRILNAYGAHIVYTDPGEGSDGAIRKAHEMVAAEPDKYFYADQYSNDANWRAHYQGTAPEIWEQTEGRITHFVATLGTSGTFVGTSRRLKELNPRIQCISLQPDSAFHGLEGLKHMATAIVPRIYDPNLADRDLGVGTEESYAMVRRLAREEGLLAGISCGTAMVGTLRVARELAEKRERAVIVTVFPDAGDKYLSEERVWKEED, encoded by the coding sequence ATGACGCGGCTGGGCCGGGACTTGCCCGGGATCGAGATCCTGGCCAAGGCGGAGTGGTTCAACCCGGGCGGCTCGGTGAAAGACCGGGCGGCCTCCAACATCGTCCGGGAAGCCGAGCAGGCAGGGAAGCTGGGGCCGGGGAAGATGTTGCTGGACTCCACCAGCGGAAATACCGGCATTGCCTATGCCATGATCGGGGCGGCGCGCGGCTTCGGCGTCACTCTGTGTATGCCGGCGAACGCCTCGCTGGAGCGCAAGCGCATCCTGAATGCCTACGGGGCGCACATCGTCTACACCGATCCGGGCGAGGGCTCCGATGGCGCCATCCGCAAGGCCCACGAGATGGTCGCCGCTGAGCCTGACAAGTATTTCTACGCCGACCAGTACTCCAACGACGCCAACTGGCGCGCTCACTACCAGGGCACGGCGCCCGAGATCTGGGAGCAGACCGAGGGGCGCATCACTCATTTCGTCGCCACCTTGGGCACCAGCGGGACGTTCGTGGGGACGTCACGGCGGCTGAAAGAGCTGAACCCCAGGATCCAGTGCATTTCCCTGCAACCGGATTCGGCGTTCCATGGCCTGGAAGGGCTGAAGCATATGGCGACCGCCATCGTGCCCAGGATCTACGACCCGAACCTCGCTGACCGCGACCTGGGCGTCGGCACCGAAGAGAGCTACGCCATGGTGCGCCGCCTGGCGCGCGAAGAAGGCCTGCTGGCCGGCATCTCCTGCGGCACAGCCATGGTCGGCACACTTCGAGTCGCGAGGGAACTGGCCGAAAAGCGCGAACGTGCTGTCATCGTGACCGTGTTCCCGGACGCCGGGGACAAGTACCTGAGCGAGGAGCGGGTGTGGAAGGAGGAGGATTGA